Proteins from a genomic interval of Phocoena phocoena chromosome 20, mPhoPho1.1, whole genome shotgun sequence:
- the LOC136141061 gene encoding LOW QUALITY PROTEIN: galectin-10-like (The sequence of the model RefSeq protein was modified relative to this genomic sequence to represent the inferred CDS: inserted 1 base in 1 codon), translating into MQVDFHTGTDENSDVAFHFQVYSGISVKINXRQNGSWNCEAASSGTPSVDGQPLELYISVLQNEYQVTVNGQKYYSLAHRLPPQSVKFVQVWRDVSLSSVCVC; encoded by the exons ATGCAGGTGGATTTCCACACTGGGACTGATGAGAACTCAGACGTTGCCTTCCATTTCCAAGTGTACTCTGGCATATCTGTGAAGATAA AACGTCAGAATGGGAGCTGGAACTGTGAGGCGGCATCCTCTGGAACGCCCTCTGTGGATGGCCAACCACTTGAACTGTACATCTCGGTGCTGCAAAATGAGTACCAG GTAACAGTAAATGGCCAAAAATATTATAGCCTTGCCCATCGACTCCCACCACAATCTGTGAAGTTTGTGCAAGTGTGGAGAGATGTCTCCCTGTCCTCAGTGTGTGTCTGCTAA
- the LOC136141416 gene encoding EP300-interacting inhibitor of differentiation 2-like: MPKLPAGSSVPPTGLANGDRDFPQAEVGGRRRKPAPTGPAEPGEGRMTDEDREGPVAGPRGGRREPAPAQPVEARDRPMAAAREGPVADAREGPMAAAREARIAEVARLLAEPAEEEGPEGRRRSRPGNSPGLAALPNLRLRHPLGVLGINYQQLLRHYLEHYPIAPGRIQELEGRRRRFVEACRAREAAFDAEYQRNPQRMDFDILTFSITLTASEIINPLIEELGCDKFIGRE, encoded by the exons ATGCCCAAGTTGCCCGCAGGCAGCAGTGTTCCGCCGACGGGCTTGGCGAATGGTGACCGCGACTTCCCGCAGGCGGAGGTCGGCGGCAGGAGGCGGAAGCCGGCCCCTACGGGGCCTGCGGAGCCCGGGGAAGGTCGGATGACGGACGAGGACAGAGAAGGCCCGGTGGCTGGGCCAC GCGGCGGGAGGCGGGAGCCGGCCCCAGCGCAGCCTGTGGAGGCCAGGGACCGTCCGATGGCGGCGGCCAGGGAAGGTCCAGTGGCGGATGCCAGGGAAGGTCCGATGGCGGcggccagggaagcccggattgcAGAGGTTGCCCGATTGTTGGCGGAGCCAGCAGAGGAAGAGGGTCCTGAGGGCAGACGCCGGTCCAGGCCCGGGAACAGCCCAGGCCTGGCTGCGTTGCCGAATCTCCGCCTCCGTCACCCACTTGGCGTTTTAGGAATTAATTATCAGCAGCTCCTCCGCCACTACCTGGAACACTACCCGATTGCTCCCGGCAGAATTCAGGAGCTTGAAGGACGCCGCAGGAGATTTGTGGAAGCCTGCAGAGCAAGGGAAGCAGCGTTTGATGCCGAATATCAGCGGAATCCTCAGAGGATGGATTTTGATATTTTAACATTTAGTATAACTCTGACTGCATCTGAAATTATTAATCCTCTGATAGAAGAACTTGGTTGTGATAAGTTTATCGGTAGAGAATAA